Below is a genomic region from Acidobacteriota bacterium.
CGACGTGCTGCCGCCAGACCTGGCTGGTGGCTTGTCCTGTTTTGAGTGCCATGACTCCTCCCATTTTTCGGGGGTATCATAAGCATTCACCAGGCCCTTGGGAATGTGGGGATTATTGCACGCTTACTCATAAACGGCGTGGCGGTTAAAATCTACAGTCCTGCAAAGACGGTGGCCGATTGCTTCAAGTTCCGCAACAAGGTCGGTCTCGATGTCGCCATCGAAGCGCTCCGCGAGGCCTGGCGGTCGCGTAAAGTCACCATGGACGAACTGGTGGAAGCCGCCGGAATCGACAGGGTATCGAAGATCATGCGGCCCTATCTGGAGGCAACGGTATGAACCAGGGCAAAAACGTTGCCCACTCGATCATTCAGCGGCTTTTGAACCGCGCCAAAACCGACAAGGAAGATTTTAATCTTCTGCTCTCCCGGTACGGCATGGATCGGTTCCTTTATCGGCTCAGGGTCTCTTCAACTACCTTCAGACTATACTTGGCGGCAGAGTAACCCTGTGTTTACAAAAGCAATAGCGGCAGCCGGGAAGGGAAGTGCATTGCGATTGAATCTCAGCGCCGCAGAATCATGCCGCATGGCTTCGTTTGGTTTTTTGGATAGGGGTCAGACTTAGCTTGAGCCCGAAGGGATTCAGAAGGCGGTTGATCGTTGACTGCGTCGGGTTGTGGCGCGGATTGATGGCGCGCAGCAGGTTGGGACTTTCCATGTCGATTTTTGCAGCGAACTCCTTGACACCCATGGCCCGGATCACCTTGCCGAGCGCATGCTGCAAGGAAATGCCCTCATCAACCGCGGCCAGTAGAAATTCACGGGCGAATTGAGGGTTTCTCAGATCGTTTGCCAAACCCTCGTTCCAGTCTTTAGTCCGCCGTGCCATGTCGTGTTCCCCCCAGGTATTCTTTCCAGAGAATCCGCGCTTTGCGGATATCGCCAGCTTGAGATGACTTGTCGCCGCCAAGCAAGAGCAAAATGATGGAGCGGCCTTCTTTCCCAAAATAGATCCGATATCCCGGACCAAACATTATGCGCGCTTCCCACACGCCGCCGCCAAGGGACTTGTGATAGCCGAGGTTGCCCATTTCAAAATGGAAAACCCTTGCTTGCATTCGGGCTTTAACTGAGACAGCAAGCGAGTCCAGCCACTCCCGGAAATGGTTTCTGCCATCGGCTGAGAGATATTCCCTTATTATCAGCCTCATCGTCGTTCAAAAATATCACATATGATAATATAGGGCAACCCAAAAACCGCGAATAAATTGGGAACGGAACACCTTAAAACACCACATAAATTCAGATAGCAGAGAGGCCGAATCCCATCCCCCGAGCGCTGGGCATCCATTAAGCACTTATAATGAGCCGGTCAATGATTTCTCAATTCACGGTCACTAGCTTGCGGCACTATTCCCGATTC
It encodes:
- a CDS encoding type II toxin-antitoxin system RelE/ParE family toxin; this encodes MRLIIREYLSADGRNHFREWLDSLAVSVKARMQARVFHFEMGNLGYHKSLGGGVWEARIMFGPGYRIYFGKEGRSIILLLLGGDKSSQAGDIRKARILWKEYLGGTRHGTAD